A stretch of Fundicoccus culcitae DNA encodes these proteins:
- the fni gene encoding type 2 isopentenyl-diphosphate Delta-isomerase — translation MSLDASQLNQQRKDDHVKLALGQQKEAKAAPFDDIRFVHHSFSLMSLDQVNITSHWAGHSHVMPFYINGMTGGSKFTKQFNEKLGMVAAETGLAMASGSVSAALKDPSLSDTFRIIREVNPHGFVMANLGAHHSLENAKRAVDLLQADALQIHLNVPQEIVMPEGDRDFSNWADNIQAIVAHVGVPVIVKEVGFGMSRETMLFLKSLGVQTIDISGRGGTNFVRIENDRNPSLDFSALAGWGQTTPESLLEAQAILGDGTVTLLASGGIRQPFDILKALALGASAVGLSGKFLASVDDLGIDATVEMVYQWRDTLKQMMLMLEAPTVAALQTKDMILSGSLLEWAQLRGIDASGLARRSQVK, via the coding sequence ATGTCTTTAGATGCTTCACAATTAAACCAACAACGCAAAGATGATCATGTCAAATTAGCGCTCGGTCAACAAAAAGAGGCCAAAGCTGCCCCTTTTGATGACATCCGCTTTGTGCATCATTCATTTAGTCTAATGTCTTTAGATCAAGTAAATATCACGAGTCATTGGGCTGGTCACAGTCATGTGATGCCGTTTTACATCAATGGCATGACGGGTGGATCTAAATTCACCAAACAATTTAATGAAAAATTAGGGATGGTTGCGGCTGAAACGGGCTTAGCCATGGCATCTGGTTCGGTGAGTGCAGCCCTAAAAGATCCTTCCTTAAGTGATACGTTTCGGATTATCCGTGAGGTTAATCCGCATGGTTTTGTTATGGCCAATTTAGGGGCACACCATTCCTTAGAAAATGCTAAACGCGCCGTTGATTTGTTGCAAGCAGATGCGCTACAAATCCATTTAAATGTCCCGCAAGAAATTGTCATGCCTGAAGGTGATCGCGACTTTTCAAATTGGGCTGATAATATTCAAGCCATTGTGGCTCATGTAGGTGTCCCGGTTATCGTTAAGGAAGTTGGTTTTGGAATGAGTCGCGAAACCATGCTGTTTTTGAAGTCGTTAGGCGTTCAAACCATTGACATTAGTGGACGTGGTGGCACCAACTTCGTCCGCATTGAAAATGATCGTAATCCGTCCTTGGATTTTAGTGCCTTAGCTGGTTGGGGCCAAACAACACCAGAGTCTCTGTTGGAAGCACAGGCTATATTAGGGGATGGTACTGTGACCCTCTTAGCCTCAGGTGGGATTCGACAACCATTTGATATCTTGAAGGCTTTGGCTTTAGGTGCGTCGGCGGTTGGTTTATCAGGTAAATTTTTAGCGAGTGTTGATGATTTAGGCATTGATGCAACGGTTGAGATGGTTTACCAATGGCGCGATACCTTAAAGCAGATGATGTTAATGCTCGAAGCGCCTACCGTGGCTGCTTTACAAACTAAAGATATGATTCTATCCGGTAGTCTTTTAGAGTGGGCACAGTTGCGAGGTATTGATGCGAGTGGATTGGCACGTCGCAGTCAGGTAAAATAA
- a CDS encoding phosphomevalonate kinase translates to MKFNANMADLFNLNPKLTFQPTTQKVPGKLYFVGEYAILEPGNTAILFSVNQYLTCQISLSRTPYSGSLQTSLQDLLPLLYRREADKVHFSLNGMDGLDSYYHENLMDEKTRTLVLEQWQYVFEAIRVVEELMQELGRPLQDYHIQYYSDLVAEDGSKYGLGSSAAVTIATIKSLLAFYGIEVKSPLSLFKLAAIALIRAGSNGSMGDVAAISFGGWVFYQSFDRKWLAAELDNQVSLMDLLEKEWPLLEVRYLDINKRMTLLIGWTQSAASTQNLVQQLTQRLPEKDANYRYFLEKSKLCVNNMRTAFEKADIMQIQEEMANYRHLLLKLSSHFNIEIETDKLKQFIQLSQAYQFEAKSSGAGGGDCGIAVGESNQKTTQLLDEWRRVGIIPLNLHVAPKQFN, encoded by the coding sequence GTGAAGTTTAATGCAAATATGGCTGATTTATTTAACTTAAATCCTAAGTTAACCTTTCAGCCAACCACACAAAAAGTACCTGGAAAATTATATTTTGTCGGCGAGTATGCCATTTTAGAACCTGGAAATACCGCCATTTTGTTTTCAGTTAATCAATATTTAACTTGCCAAATTTCCTTATCACGTACGCCATACAGTGGCTCTTTACAAACGTCTTTGCAAGATTTGTTACCTTTGTTATATCGGCGTGAAGCGGATAAAGTCCATTTTTCATTAAATGGCATGGACGGTTTAGATAGCTATTATCATGAAAATCTGATGGACGAAAAGACACGTACCTTAGTTCTGGAGCAGTGGCAGTATGTTTTTGAGGCTATTCGTGTTGTAGAAGAGCTGATGCAAGAGCTAGGTCGCCCCCTTCAAGATTATCATATTCAATACTATTCCGATTTAGTTGCTGAGGATGGTTCTAAATATGGCTTAGGTTCTAGTGCTGCTGTGACCATTGCGACCATCAAATCGTTGTTGGCTTTTTATGGGATTGAAGTGAAGTCTCCCCTTAGCTTGTTTAAGTTAGCTGCCATCGCCTTGATTCGAGCAGGTTCCAATGGTAGTATGGGCGATGTCGCAGCCATTAGTTTTGGAGGTTGGGTTTTTTATCAATCCTTTGATCGTAAGTGGTTGGCCGCGGAGTTGGACAATCAGGTGTCGCTGATGGATTTATTAGAAAAAGAATGGCCTTTGTTAGAAGTGCGCTATCTTGACATCAACAAGCGAATGACCTTATTAATTGGTTGGACGCAGTCAGCCGCTTCAACGCAAAATTTGGTTCAACAATTGACACAACGTTTACCTGAAAAAGATGCAAATTATCGCTATTTTTTAGAAAAAAGTAAGCTTTGCGTTAATAACATGCGTACGGCTTTTGAAAAAGCTGATATTATGCAAATTCAAGAAGAAATGGCAAATTATCGGCATTTATTATTAAAATTGAGTTCCCATTTCAATATTGAAATTGAAACCGATAAATTAAAACAATTCATTCAACTGTCGCAAGCTTATCAGTTCGAGGCCAAATCCAGTGGTGCCGGCGGTGGCGACTGCGGCATTGCCGTCGGCGAAAGCAATCAAAAAACGACTCAATTATTGGATGAATGGCGTCGTGTCGGGATTATTCCGCTGAATTTACATGTAGCCCCCAAACAATTTAACTAA
- the mvaD gene encoding diphosphomevalonate decarboxylase, with product MNSLFKSSYRAFTNIALIKYWGKRHEDLFLPLTSSLSLTLDAFYTDTTVEFKPNAKADVFILDGVQQGVELTQKVSQFVDLFRETAGMNMPVTVTSINHVPTAAGLASSASAFAALASACNGALGLGLDNRALSIYARQGSGSATRSLFGGFVVWHKGEGEDSQSSYAEAIDDAEWDIGMLVVIINQQQKKISSRVGMAHTRDTSPFYAMWPSEVEKDLAAIIPAIEAHDFETVGEIAEHNAMKMHASILASNPSFTYFEPDSLVAMAIVKELREQGIACYVTMDAGPNVKVIGRLSEMDQIIARFKHDFKADQLIVAKPGSAPIELKA from the coding sequence ATGAACTCTTTATTTAAATCCTCATATCGTGCTTTTACCAATATTGCCCTTATTAAATATTGGGGAAAACGCCATGAGGATCTTTTTTTACCATTAACATCAAGTTTATCCTTAACTTTAGATGCTTTTTATACCGATACAACGGTTGAATTTAAGCCCAACGCTAAAGCAGATGTATTTATTTTGGATGGGGTTCAACAAGGGGTTGAACTGACGCAAAAGGTGAGTCAGTTTGTTGATTTGTTTCGGGAAACGGCAGGTATGAACATGCCAGTGACGGTAACGAGTATTAACCATGTGCCAACGGCCGCGGGTTTGGCTTCGTCGGCGTCGGCTTTTGCGGCTTTGGCATCGGCTTGTAATGGAGCGCTTGGTTTAGGCTTAGATAATCGTGCTTTATCGATTTATGCGCGTCAAGGGTCTGGTAGTGCAACACGGAGTTTGTTTGGTGGTTTTGTTGTATGGCATAAGGGTGAAGGCGAGGATTCACAGTCTTCCTATGCTGAAGCGATTGATGATGCTGAGTGGGATATTGGGATGTTGGTGGTGATTATTAATCAACAACAAAAGAAAATCTCTAGTCGCGTGGGGATGGCGCACACCCGTGATACATCGCCGTTTTATGCGATGTGGCCTAGTGAAGTAGAGAAAGATTTGGCTGCCATAATTCCAGCGATTGAAGCGCATGATTTTGAAACTGTGGGTGAAATTGCCGAACATAATGCGATGAAAATGCATGCTAGTATTTTGGCTTCTAACCCTAGCTTTACTTATTTTGAACCGGACTCACTGGTGGCGATGGCGATTGTCAAGGAGTTGCGTGAACAAGGGATTGCTTGTTATGTGACGATGGATGCTGGTCCTAATGTGAAAGTGATTGGTCGTTTAAGTGAAATGGATCAAATTATAGCGCGTTTTAAACACGATTTTAAAGCGGATCAATTAATTGTAGCTAAGCCCGGTAGTGCACCGATTGAGTTAAAGGCATAA